TTAGCGCCTGCGGCTGCTTTTCCGATTTCGTTCTCGCTCACGCCGCGACCTCGATCAGGCCAATCTGTCGCGGGGCCTTGCCCTCAAGTGCCTTTGCAATCGCAGCAATATGCTCCGGCGTATTCCCGCAGCATCCGCCTGCGATATTAATCAGTCCGCCATCAGCAAAGCTGCCAAGATAACGCGCCATGTCTTCTGGGCCAAGATCGAACCCCGTCTCTGACAGTGGATTTGGTAATCCAGCATTTGGATAAGCCGAGATCGCCGCGTTCGCTTTCGCACCAAGCTCTTCGAGAAACGGATACATCAGGTCCGGCCCAAGCGAACAGTTCAGCCCAACCGACAGCGGCTTCGCATGTTCAACTGCATTCCACAGCGCCTCCGTGGTCTGCGCCGAAATCATCGTCTCGCCACCGCGCCCTACAGCCGCCGAAATCATAATCGGCAATTCCTTGCCCAACGCTGTCAGGCCATCCTCATCGAACACCTCGCGGATCGCGACCAGCGCTGCCTTCGCATTCAGCGAGTCGAAGATCGTCTCCACCAGTAGCAGATCCGAGCCGCCAGCAATCAAAGCGCGCACCTGCTCAGCATAAGCTTGCTTCACCTGGTCAAACGTGACAACGCGAAAACCAGGATCATCCGCATCCGGCGAGTTCGAAAGTGAAACCGTCAGCGGCCCAATTGCTCCCGCAACAAAACGTTGCCGTCCAGTCGCATTTGCCACACGATCAGCCCACTCGCGACACTGCTCGGCAGATCGCACATTAATCTCCTGAG
This is a stretch of genomic DNA from Edaphobacter acidisoli. It encodes these proteins:
- a CDS encoding homocysteine S-methyltransferase family protein, encoding MSRTAEHPLKKIMESRIAIIDGAMGTTIRTYGMKEADIRGERFRDAKKDLLNNGDLFSLTQPEMISDIHRRFLDAGADIIETNTFGATTISQSEFFVDDPREHGGRKDPEFYQKIIDDVSLRSLAQEINVRSAEQCREWADRVANATGRQRFVAGAIGPLTVSLSNSPDADDPGFRVVTFDQVKQAYAEQVRALIAGGSDLLLVETIFDSLNAKAALVAIREVFDEDGLTALGKELPIMISAAVGRGGETMISAQTTEALWNAVEHAKPLSVGLNCSLGPDLMYPFLEELGAKANAAISAYPNAGLPNPLSETGFDLGPEDMARYLGSFADGGLINIAGGCCGNTPEHIAAIAKALEGKAPRQIGLIEVAA